In Acropora muricata isolate sample 2 chromosome 11, ASM3666990v1, whole genome shotgun sequence, one DNA window encodes the following:
- the LOC136890316 gene encoding lipopolysaccharide-induced tumor necrosis factor-alpha factor homolog yields the protein MAEKPPPYPEQAQAPGFYPPQQGYNPQQPAYPFQQPGYPPQTTPYGNQAGYTNTTTTIIQQPTAVLATVSFRESPVAMTCPNCRASVVTGINYVTGTLTWLACLGLCVIGCDGGCCLIPFCLDSMKDVEHVCPSCGTQVGVYRRM from the exons ATGGCTGAAAAACCACCACCTTACCCGGAACAAGCACAAGCTCCTGGTTTCTACCCGCCACAGCAAGGCTACAATCCACAGCAACCGGCCTATCCATTTCAGCAACCTGGATATCCTCCTCAAACGACTCCGTATGGAAATCAGGCAGGCTATACAAACACAACAACCACCATTATTCAACAACCCACGGCAGTGTTGGCAACGGTTAGTTTTCGAGAATCGCCAGTGGCCATGACTTGCCCCAACTGCCGAGCTTCTGTAGTAACAGGCATAAACTACGTAACTGGTACCTTAACGTGGCTTGCTTGTCTTGGTTTGTGCGTAATAGG CTGTGATGGCGGATGCTGTTTGATTCCGTTTTGCCTCGACTCTATGAAAGATGTCGAACATGTCTGTCCATCTTGCGGAACTCAAGTTGGCGTGTACCGCCGAATGTGA